A section of the Dictyoglomus sp. genome encodes:
- the gltX gene encoding glutamate--tRNA ligase — MKDLRVRIAPSPTGYLHVGTAHTALFNWLFARHNKGKFILRIEDTDRERSTKEYEENILEGLNWLGLNWDEGPYYQTQRLELYQKYAQKLLDLGFAYYCYCTPEELEERRKIALQEKRAPKYDRKCLYLSSEERAKYEREGRKPAIRLLVPHGKTVFKDIIRGEIEFNNEDIGDFVIMKSDGIPTYNFAVVIDDYTMGISHVIRGEDHISNTPKQIFIYNALSWTPPEFAHLPLLLGPDRSKLSKRHGVTSISEYRKMGYLPDALINYLALLGWTPQEGKEIYTREELIELFDLRKVTKNPGIFDITKLEWINTQHIRGLSKEKLAELTLPYLREAQLIKEDSINWDYYLKVLSLLQERLKTLSQIKDYGDYFFLEELEYDNETVKKVIKHPDTPKFLGILKEAWEKLENFYSYNLEKTLKEIAENLNISTGMLIHPIRVALTNKTVGPSLYELVEILGKEKTLRRLEKFIRYINENL; from the coding sequence ATGAAAGATCTTCGGGTAAGAATTGCTCCTAGTCCTACAGGTTATCTTCATGTAGGAACTGCTCATACAGCTCTTTTTAATTGGCTATTTGCGAGACATAATAAAGGTAAATTTATTCTAAGAATTGAAGATACTGATAGAGAGAGATCCACAAAAGAGTATGAAGAAAACATATTAGAAGGTTTAAATTGGCTTGGCTTGAACTGGGATGAGGGACCATATTATCAAACCCAGAGATTGGAATTATATCAAAAATATGCTCAAAAACTTTTAGATTTAGGTTTTGCTTATTATTGCTATTGTACCCCTGAAGAATTAGAAGAAAGAAGGAAAATTGCTCTTCAAGAGAAAAGAGCTCCAAAATACGATAGAAAGTGTTTATATCTATCCTCAGAGGAAAGAGCGAAATATGAAAGAGAAGGAAGAAAACCTGCAATAAGGTTATTAGTTCCTCATGGAAAAACAGTCTTTAAGGATATAATTAGGGGAGAGATTGAGTTTAATAATGAGGATATTGGAGATTTTGTAATAATGAAATCCGATGGAATTCCTACGTATAATTTTGCTGTAGTAATTGATGATTATACTATGGGAATTTCTCATGTTATTAGAGGAGAAGATCATATCTCAAATACTCCAAAACAAATCTTTATCTATAATGCTCTTTCCTGGACACCACCAGAATTTGCTCACTTACCCTTATTACTTGGTCCTGATAGATCAAAATTAAGTAAAAGACATGGTGTAACATCAATTTCAGAGTATAGAAAAATGGGATATCTTCCTGATGCTCTAATAAACTATCTTGCACTTTTAGGATGGACCCCCCAAGAAGGAAAAGAAATATATACTAGAGAAGAATTAATAGAGCTTTTTGATTTAAGAAAAGTTACAAAGAATCCTGGAATTTTTGATATAACAAAATTAGAGTGGATAAATACTCAACATATAAGGGGACTATCAAAAGAAAAATTAGCAGAGCTAACTTTACCATATTTGCGGGAAGCTCAATTGATAAAAGAAGATTCTATAAATTGGGATTATTATCTTAAAGTTCTTTCTCTCTTACAAGAAAGATTAAAAACCCTCTCTCAAATAAAAGATTATGGGGATTATTTCTTCTTAGAAGAATTAGAATATGATAATGAGACTGTCAAAAAAGTAATTAAACATCCTGATACTCCTAAATTTTTAGGAATTCTAAAAGAAGCATGGGAAAAACTAGAGAATTTTTATTCTTATAATTTAGAAAAAACATTAAAAGAAATAGCAGAAAATTTAAATATATCTACAGGGATGTTAATACATCCTATAAGGGTCGCCTTAACCAACAAAACTGTAGGTCCAAGTTTATATGAATTAGTAGAAATATTAGGAAAAGAAAAAACATTAAGAAGATTAGAAAAATTTATCAGATACATAAATGAAAACCTTTAA
- a CDS encoding YaaC family protein, whose product MKTFKEIFGNSPYKIFNKLEENLLNSFFKEGEKIFIHYTLKQAQLSFKANKKVDLYLSPLLLFYGIVALAKIIIFLKTYEIPREVLHGLTVRVAGEKSIDWSEKYDPGKETILIKEKGLFPTFFRCISPFQVPEGEKFTLEELFKYLNMNTSLNPLAIHYLILFLLSMLARYEPQKWGWTLEKSNFSKEIKNYLKDADLRIIQLWRENIKL is encoded by the coding sequence ATGAAAACCTTTAAAGAAATATTTGGAAATTCTCCTTATAAAATCTTTAATAAATTAGAAGAAAACTTATTAAATTCATTCTTTAAAGAAGGAGAAAAAATCTTTATCCATTATACTTTAAAACAAGCTCAATTATCCTTTAAAGCGAATAAAAAGGTAGATTTATATCTCTCTCCTCTTCTTTTATTTTACGGCATTGTTGCCTTAGCAAAAATCATAATTTTTCTGAAAACTTACGAGATACCAAGAGAAGTTTTACATGGCTTAACTGTTAGAGTTGCAGGAGAAAAATCTATAGATTGGAGCGAAAAATATGATCCAGGCAAGGAAACTATTTTAATAAAAGAAAAAGGCTTATTTCCTACATTTTTCAGATGCATCTCTCCTTTTCAAGTTCCCGAAGGAGAAAAATTTACTCTAGAAGAACTTTTTAAGTATTTAAACATGAATACTTCTCTTAACCCCCTAGCAATTCATTATTTGATTCTTTTTCTTTTGAGTATGTTAGCAAGATATGAACCCCAAAAATGGGGATGGACTCTGGAAAAAAGTAATTTTTCTAAAGAGATTAAGAATTATTTAAAGGATGCAGATTTAAGGATAATTCAACTTTGGAGAGAAAATATCAAATTGTAA
- a CDS encoding polyprenyl synthetase family protein produces MYNKSTMDKFQKYLLLIERKLQENWEKFSNFLPLYLFSAYHMGWVDEKGNPLTEYKGGKRLRPLLCVLINQAFNGPLDDALNLASSLEFLHNFSLVHDDIQDGDEKRHNRWTVWKLWGIPQAINVGDSLFNLCFQVLTQISSPILQRTSLREITNAIQELIEGQYLDLSFERRSDVYLKEYMIMIEKKTARLFATAFFLGSFSANYKEDLSRKFFEIGKDFGLFFQIADDVLGIWGDPKKTGKPSLGDLWKKKKTFPIIYLLQEVSEKEKQKLFEIWNRERLLEQDILYILEMLDRKRVKEASINTAERFFEKSYKALEEYDELIDLSLIKELLKNYYNLIFSLQS; encoded by the coding sequence ATGTATAATAAATCCACCATGGATAAATTTCAAAAATATTTACTGTTAATAGAAAGAAAATTACAGGAAAATTGGGAGAAGTTTTCAAATTTTCTTCCCTTATATCTTTTTTCTGCTTATCATATGGGGTGGGTTGATGAGAAAGGTAATCCTCTTACTGAATATAAAGGAGGAAAAAGATTAAGACCTCTTTTATGTGTCTTAATAAATCAAGCCTTTAATGGACCTTTAGATGATGCTTTGAATCTAGCATCCTCTCTTGAGTTTTTGCATAATTTTTCCCTAGTTCATGATGACATTCAAGATGGAGATGAAAAAAGGCATAATAGATGGACTGTTTGGAAACTTTGGGGGATTCCACAAGCTATTAATGTGGGAGATTCTTTATTTAATCTTTGTTTTCAAGTTTTAACTCAAATCTCCTCTCCAATTTTACAGAGAACAAGCCTTAGAGAAATTACTAATGCTATCCAAGAACTTATTGAGGGGCAATATTTGGATTTAAGTTTTGAGAGAAGGAGTGATGTATATTTAAAAGAATATATGATCATGATTGAAAAGAAGACTGCAAGACTTTTTGCTACTGCTTTCTTTTTGGGTTCTTTTTCTGCAAATTACAAAGAAGATCTATCAAGAAAGTTTTTTGAAATTGGCAAAGATTTTGGATTATTTTTCCAAATTGCAGATGATGTTCTTGGAATATGGGGAGATCCAAAAAAAACAGGTAAACCATCCTTGGGAGATTTATGGAAAAAGAAAAAAACTTTTCCAATAATTTATCTTCTCCAAGAAGTATCGGAAAAAGAAAAACAGAAGCTTTTTGAAATTTGGAATAGAGAGAGGTTATTAGAACAAGATATTTTATATATTTTAGAAATGTTAGACAGAAAGAGAGTGAAAGAAGCCTCTATCAATACTGCAGAAAGATTTTTTGAGAAAAGTTATAAAGCTCTTGAGGAATATGACGAGTTAATTGATTTAAGTCTAATAAAGGAACTACTTAAAAATTATTACAATTTGATATTTTCTCTCCAAAGTTGA
- a CDS encoding SIS domain-containing protein, whose amino-acid sequence MEKYMYKEIKEGVEVLEKIEERKDKIKNIVEEIREYNPQNIILVARGTSDNASIWGRYYIESYIKIPVSLCAPSLYTIYHTPPILKNSLVIAISQSGESEDICEVIKEANKQKAFTLGITNNSESKLAKISKRLILLNAGEEKSVAATKTYLAELGVLYLLVNLWINRDYLKEFKDLISSLKEILKREEEIREKTIPYKFMEHCAILGRGYNLATALEMALKLKETSYILAEPYSSADFLHGPLALVSHGFPVFLFAPKGESISHSKEVIKILEEKNVDLFIFSNEESLFNIYKGFFIKSNIPEEISPLLFILPAQFFSYFLTTLKNLDPDQPRFLKKITITK is encoded by the coding sequence ATGGAGAAATACATGTATAAAGAAATAAAAGAAGGAGTTGAAGTTTTAGAAAAAATTGAAGAAAGAAAAGACAAAATTAAGAATATTGTTGAAGAAATAAGAGAATATAATCCTCAAAATATAATATTAGTTGCTCGAGGCACATCAGATAATGCAAGTATCTGGGGAAGATATTATATTGAATCTTATATTAAAATCCCTGTCTCTCTTTGTGCTCCCTCTTTGTATACTATATACCATACTCCTCCGATTCTTAAAAATTCTTTAGTTATTGCTATTTCCCAATCAGGAGAAAGTGAAGACATATGCGAAGTAATAAAAGAAGCAAATAAACAAAAGGCTTTTACCTTGGGAATAACAAACAATTCCGAGAGTAAATTGGCAAAAATTTCTAAAAGACTCATCCTTTTAAATGCTGGAGAAGAAAAAAGTGTAGCAGCAACAAAAACCTATTTAGCGGAATTAGGAGTATTATATCTTTTAGTAAATTTATGGATTAATAGAGATTATCTAAAAGAGTTTAAAGATCTTATTTCATCTTTAAAAGAGATCTTGAAAAGAGAAGAGGAAATTAGAGAAAAAACTATTCCTTATAAGTTTATGGAACATTGTGCTATCTTAGGAAGAGGTTATAATTTAGCCACTGCTCTGGAGATGGCATTAAAACTTAAAGAAACGTCCTACATTCTTGCAGAACCTTACTCTTCTGCTGATTTCTTACATGGACCATTAGCTCTCGTATCTCATGGATTTCCAGTATTTCTTTTTGCACCTAAAGGAGAAAGTATCTCCCATTCTAAAGAGGTAATTAAAATCTTAGAAGAAAAAAATGTTGACTTGTTTATTTTTTCAAATGAGGAATCTCTTTTCAATATATATAAAGGATTCTTTATAAAGTCCAATATTCCAGAAGAAATATCTCCTTTATTATTTATATTACCTGCCCAATTCTTCTCTTATTTCTTAACAACTTTAAAGAATCTCGATCCAGATCAACCAAGATTTTTGAAAAAAATTACAATAACTAAATAG
- a CDS encoding divergent PAP2 family protein: MFEILQLLKNPIFLIPIISAIITQGIKGIIRSIQEKKIIWKAFFEWGGMPSSHSALVVSLSTILGLKEGFSSPLFILSFFFAGIVIADAIGVRLATEEQAKVINKILQKYPLNEKYDIILKESIGHTPFEAITGGILGFIISLIYYIGMMCK, translated from the coding sequence ATGTTTGAGATTTTACAACTTCTTAAAAATCCTATTTTCTTAATACCAATAATTTCTGCAATAATTACTCAAGGAATAAAAGGAATAATAAGAAGTATTCAAGAAAAGAAAATAATTTGGAAAGCATTTTTTGAATGGGGAGGTATGCCTAGTTCTCATTCTGCGTTAGTAGTCTCTCTTTCTACTATTCTAGGCTTAAAAGAAGGATTTTCTTCTCCTCTATTCATCCTCTCCTTCTTTTTTGCAGGAATTGTAATTGCAGACGCTATAGGAGTTAGATTAGCAACAGAAGAACAGGCAAAAGTAATAAATAAAATTCTTCAAAAATATCCTCTAAATGAAAAGTATGATATAATTTTAAAAGAGTCAATTGGGCATACACCTTTTGAAGCAATAACAGGAGGAATATTGGGATTTATAATTTCATTAATTTACTATATAGGAATGATGTGCAAATGA